Proteins encoded in a region of the Isosphaeraceae bacterium EP7 genome:
- a CDS encoding M24 family metallopeptidase translates to MLTAEGCRARRKRLWESLPTPCDALVVADPQHLVYFANFFVTPFTFRAAEAGAILILEPDRATLVADNLLEPAWAAAHVDEVVAPAWYEGKSSAGNRRVHLANAAGEVLSRLHPARVGVELASVPASLLRGRPESAVVDLDPIIRPMRRSKDADELVVLGRSMRAGDAALAAVLANLQPGMTELDAYLIAQRAAIESAGHPVVVYGDFVSGSRTGEIGGPPTDRVIKSGDLFLVDLSVIVHGYRGDFANTFVVGAGPTQKQRDDLAHCLAAIEVGEGLLMPGAECREIDLAVRQAIPVSPGRLVCPGHTGHGLGLGHPEPPYLVPLSMESLVLGDVVTLEPGVYVPGESGMRFERNYLITSSGFEVLTHHRLTLDQGESGVSS, encoded by the coding sequence ATGCTGACCGCCGAGGGCTGCCGTGCCCGCCGCAAACGCCTCTGGGAGTCGCTCCCGACGCCCTGCGATGCCCTGGTCGTCGCCGACCCGCAGCACCTCGTCTACTTCGCCAATTTCTTCGTCACCCCGTTCACCTTCCGGGCCGCCGAGGCGGGTGCGATCCTGATCCTCGAGCCCGACCGCGCCACGCTCGTCGCCGACAACCTCCTCGAACCCGCCTGGGCCGCGGCGCATGTCGACGAGGTCGTCGCCCCCGCCTGGTACGAAGGCAAGTCGTCGGCCGGCAACCGCAGGGTGCACCTGGCCAACGCGGCCGGCGAGGTCCTGTCGAGGCTCCATCCCGCCCGCGTTGGCGTCGAACTGGCCTCGGTACCCGCCTCGCTGTTGCGGGGTCGTCCCGAGTCGGCCGTGGTCGACCTTGACCCCATCATCCGGCCGATGCGCCGGTCGAAGGACGCCGACGAGCTGGTCGTCCTGGGACGTTCGATGCGCGCCGGCGACGCGGCGCTGGCGGCGGTCCTGGCGAACTTGCAGCCCGGGATGACCGAGCTGGACGCTTACCTGATCGCCCAGCGTGCGGCCATCGAGTCGGCCGGCCATCCGGTGGTCGTCTACGGAGATTTCGTCTCGGGATCCCGCACCGGCGAGATCGGCGGCCCGCCGACGGATCGCGTCATCAAGTCAGGCGACCTGTTCCTTGTCGACCTCTCCGTGATCGTCCACGGTTACCGCGGCGACTTCGCCAACACGTTCGTCGTGGGCGCAGGCCCAACTCAGAAACAGCGTGACGACCTCGCCCACTGCCTGGCGGCGATCGAGGTGGGCGAGGGCCTGCTCATGCCGGGCGCAGAGTGTCGGGAGATCGACCTGGCTGTCAGGCAAGCCATCCCAGTTTCTCCAGGTCGCCTGGTCTGCCCGGGTCACACCGGCCACGGACTTGGGTTGGGTCATCCCGAGCCTCCTTATCTCGTCCCGCTCAGCATGGAATCGCTGGTTCTCGGCGATGTCGTCACGCTGGAGCCGGGCGTGTATGTTCCGGGGGAATCGGGGATGAGGTTCGAGCGGAATTACCTCATCACGTCCTCAGGGTTTGAGGTTCTCACGCATCACCGGCTGACGCTGGACCAGGGCGAATCCGGCGTCAGTAGTTGA
- a CDS encoding DUF1080 domain-containing protein, whose protein sequence is MRPTLAAFALVALAGVTSAQAADAKDSPTLNAKPPEGAVVLFDGKDLSAWRGGDGKSPAPWTVEDGIFTVKPKSGVIRTDKTFGSFVLHVEFNIPYMPDAKGQARGNSGVYLQGKYELQVLDSYGLTPKNNECGAIYQQIVPSVNACLPPLRWQTYDITFNAAKDGKKARLSVVQNGQTIIDDKEIVITPGGIDGLKDEDDGPIMLQDHGNLVSFRNIWLVPAK, encoded by the coding sequence ATGCGTCCCACCCTCGCGGCGTTCGCCCTCGTCGCCCTCGCCGGCGTCACTTCGGCCCAGGCCGCCGACGCCAAGGATTCTCCCACGCTGAACGCCAAGCCCCCCGAGGGCGCCGTCGTCCTGTTCGACGGCAAGGACCTGTCCGCCTGGCGCGGCGGGGACGGCAAGAGCCCGGCCCCCTGGACGGTCGAAGACGGCATCTTCACCGTCAAGCCGAAGTCGGGCGTCATCCGCACTGACAAGACCTTCGGCTCGTTCGTCCTGCACGTCGAGTTCAACATCCCCTACATGCCCGATGCCAAGGGCCAGGCTCGCGGCAACAGCGGCGTCTACCTCCAGGGCAAGTACGAGCTTCAAGTGCTCGACTCCTACGGCCTGACCCCCAAGAACAACGAGTGCGGCGCGATCTATCAGCAGATCGTCCCGTCCGTCAACGCCTGCCTCCCCCCCCTGCGCTGGCAGACCTACGACATCACGTTCAACGCCGCCAAGGACGGGAAAAAGGCCCGTCTCAGCGTCGTGCAGAACGGCCAGACGATCATCGACGACAAGGAGATTGTCATCACCCCTGGCGGCATCGACGGCCTGAAGGATGAAGACGATGGCCCGATCATGCTGCAAGATCACGGCAATCTCGTCTCCTTCCGCAACATCTGGCTCGTGCCGGCCAAGTAA
- a CDS encoding DJ-1/PfpI family protein, giving the protein MAAKKILMLVGDYVEDYEAMVPFQALLMVGHTVHAVCPDKLAGQTVRTAIHDFEGDQTYSEKPGHLFALNFDFARVKADDYDALVIPGGRSPEYLRLKPEVIALVRAFDEAKKPIAAVCHGAQILATAGVLKGRECSAYPACGPDVRTAGGTYVELDVTQAHVEGNLVTAPAWPAHPAWMAKFLTLLGTEIKR; this is encoded by the coding sequence ATGGCCGCGAAGAAGATCCTGATGCTGGTCGGCGACTACGTGGAAGATTACGAGGCCATGGTCCCATTCCAGGCCCTCTTGATGGTCGGCCACACCGTCCACGCCGTCTGCCCCGACAAGCTCGCCGGGCAGACCGTGCGCACCGCCATCCACGACTTCGAAGGCGACCAGACCTACAGCGAGAAGCCCGGCCACCTCTTCGCCCTCAACTTCGACTTCGCCCGTGTGAAGGCCGACGACTACGACGCCCTCGTGATCCCCGGAGGCCGTTCGCCCGAGTACCTGCGCCTGAAGCCCGAAGTCATCGCCCTGGTCCGGGCCTTCGACGAGGCCAAGAAGCCAATCGCCGCCGTCTGCCACGGCGCCCAGATCCTGGCAACGGCCGGAGTTCTGAAGGGCCGAGAATGCAGCGCCTATCCGGCGTGCGGCCCGGACGTGCGGACGGCCGGCGGCACGTATGTAGAGTTGGACGTGACCCAGGCCCATGTGGAAGGCAATCTGGTCACCGCACCCGCATGGCCGGCTCATCCCGCCTGGATGGCCAAGTTCCTGACGCTGCTGGGCACAGAAATCAAGCGTTAA
- the grpE gene encoding nucleotide exchange factor GrpE, translated as MTPMDDDLIEVDGPDEAEGVDVSLVVPPEIVDSVDTDEGGWAGEVSQVEASIAVVPDLPAVAAQIPENPAIRELGESLTGRLDKLQSLFEREVRAEATRERVVDRLHAELQEYKNDLLLKVLRPVFVDLIQLHDDIGKIAEAQPDGQGPEVARLLGLMRGFQQGIEDILYRQGVEPFEVDGDEFDPRRQRAVATTATDDPGLNRRVASRHRRGFKSEDRMIRPEVVSVFAHRPGSD; from the coding sequence ATGACGCCGATGGATGACGATCTGATCGAGGTTGACGGGCCCGACGAGGCCGAGGGGGTCGACGTCTCGCTGGTCGTCCCGCCCGAGATCGTCGACTCCGTCGACACCGACGAGGGGGGATGGGCCGGCGAGGTCTCGCAGGTCGAGGCCTCCATCGCCGTCGTGCCCGACTTGCCGGCGGTCGCTGCCCAGATTCCCGAGAACCCGGCGATCCGCGAACTGGGCGAGTCACTCACCGGCCGGCTCGACAAGCTTCAATCATTGTTCGAGCGCGAGGTGAGGGCCGAGGCGACTCGCGAGCGGGTGGTCGACCGGCTTCATGCCGAACTCCAGGAGTACAAGAACGACCTGCTGCTGAAGGTGCTCCGCCCCGTGTTCGTCGACCTGATCCAGCTTCACGACGACATCGGCAAGATCGCCGAGGCCCAGCCCGACGGGCAGGGGCCCGAGGTCGCCCGGCTTCTGGGCCTGATGCGGGGGTTCCAGCAGGGGATCGAGGATATTTTGTATCGGCAGGGGGTCGAGCCGTTCGAGGTCGACGGCGACGAGTTCGACCCGCGACGGCAACGCGCCGTGGCGACCACGGCCACCGACGACCCGGGGCTCAACCGTCGGGTGGCCTCGCGGCATCGTCGAGGGTTCAAGTCCGAGGACCGGATGATCCGACCTGAAGTTGTCTCCGTCTTCGCTCACCGGCCGGGGTCCGACTAA
- a CDS encoding circularly permuted type 2 ATP-grasp protein, producing MDDLETSAPQTMPAPFGRYEVGDTFFDEMFDPAEGPRPAYRNIHRRIMELLPEELRLKQHAADLSFLNQGITFTVYGRDEGTERIFPYDLLPRIITGAEWSRIERGLVQRITALNLFLKDLYDDAHILNDNVVPRELVYSCPQYQREMRGFSVPRDIYVSVAGTDLVRLEDGSFAVLEDNLRVPSGVSYMLANRQVMKRVFPAMFRDHGVRPIENYGQMLLSTLKALAPPHRIDPTIVLLTPGVFNSAYFEHTFLARQMGIELVEGRDLVVHDNVVWMRTTAGLERVDVIYRRLDDDFLDPLAFRSDSRLGVAGLFNAYRSGNVALANSIGTGVADDKAIYAYVPAIIKYYLNQDPILPNVETFLMTNPVHQAHTLDNIEKLVVKAVGESGGYGMLIGPHSTKAQRDDFRALIKADPRNYIAQPTLSLSRAPCFIDGEVEARHVDLRPFILYGEKVTIIPGGLTRVALKRGSLVVNSSQGGGSKDTWVLYE from the coding sequence ATGGACGACCTCGAAACCTCGGCGCCCCAGACGATGCCGGCCCCCTTCGGGCGATACGAGGTCGGCGATACCTTCTTCGACGAGATGTTCGACCCGGCGGAGGGGCCGAGGCCGGCCTACCGGAATATCCACCGGCGAATCATGGAGCTGCTCCCCGAGGAGCTGAGGCTCAAACAGCACGCGGCCGACCTGTCGTTCCTCAATCAGGGGATCACGTTCACCGTCTATGGTCGCGACGAGGGGACCGAGCGGATCTTCCCGTACGACCTGCTGCCGCGGATCATCACCGGCGCGGAATGGTCGCGCATCGAGCGCGGCCTGGTGCAGCGGATCACGGCCCTGAACCTGTTCCTGAAAGACCTGTACGACGACGCCCACATCCTGAACGACAACGTCGTGCCGCGCGAGCTGGTGTATAGCTGCCCGCAGTATCAGCGGGAGATGCGCGGGTTCAGCGTGCCGCGGGACATCTACGTGTCGGTCGCGGGCACCGACCTGGTGCGGCTGGAGGATGGCTCGTTCGCGGTGCTGGAGGACAACCTGCGGGTGCCCAGCGGCGTGTCGTACATGCTGGCCAACCGGCAGGTGATGAAGCGCGTCTTCCCGGCGATGTTCCGCGACCATGGCGTCCGGCCGATCGAGAACTACGGCCAGATGCTGCTGTCGACGCTCAAGGCGCTGGCACCGCCGCACCGGATCGACCCGACGATCGTGCTGCTGACGCCGGGCGTGTTCAACTCGGCCTACTTCGAGCACACGTTCCTGGCCCGCCAGATGGGCATCGAGCTCGTCGAGGGACGCGACCTGGTCGTGCACGACAACGTCGTCTGGATGAGGACGACGGCCGGACTGGAGCGGGTCGACGTCATCTATCGGCGGCTCGACGACGACTTCCTCGACCCGCTCGCCTTCCGGAGCGACTCGCGCCTGGGCGTGGCCGGGCTGTTCAACGCGTATCGGTCGGGGAACGTGGCGCTGGCCAACTCGATCGGGACCGGCGTGGCCGACGACAAGGCGATCTATGCGTACGTCCCCGCCATCATCAAATACTACCTGAATCAGGACCCGATCCTGCCCAACGTCGAGACCTTCCTGATGACCAACCCGGTCCATCAGGCTCACACACTCGACAACATCGAGAAGCTGGTGGTCAAGGCGGTGGGCGAGTCGGGCGGCTATGGGATGCTGATCGGGCCGCACTCGACGAAGGCTCAGCGGGATGACTTCCGGGCGCTCATCAAGGCCGACCCGCGCAACTACATCGCCCAGCCGACGCTCTCGCTCTCACGCGCCCCTTGCTTCATCGACGGCGAGGTCGAGGCCCGGCACGTCGACCTCAGGCCGTTCATCCTCTATGGCGAGAAGGTGACGATCATTCCGGGAGGCCTGACCCGGGTGGCGCTGAAACGAGGTTCGCTGGTGGTCAACTCGTCCCAGGGGGGCGGCAGCAAGGACACCTGGGTCCTGT